Proteins encoded together in one Plasmodium brasilianum strain Bolivian I chromosome 6, whole genome shotgun sequence window:
- a CDS encoding merozoite surface protein 3 gives MNKVLHISFFLFFINLCINEGSGTSRNEVHKEENTVEVKHNLRNGFSGKNISLKDEQDNADSQVEAQLQAQLEAQLEAQLEAKLEAQSDEQLEAQSDEQLEAQSEEQLEAQSEEQLEAQSEEQLEAQSEEQLEEKSSALPDGQLETQLSRDESNSEERASGIVHNPGSSKEKEEEKEEEEDKEEEEEKEEEKDKSSPQVTPVHQDQAGGTVSTGLSEEEISKRDKPESDEEGSTEVDGRSKPVENSEVESRNDDTEGSMLTERDVSAGEGISADGPNPKEPVTGELGTESSDLTPDNSPTRDTPPSVSEDNPDDSETTLQDGQQDQDNKAPKVEEVPPSELPPSAPEKVEQLQEENDSQLQPQQHSQPHGETQPTHREGLPESESDEQLENEERSLPGSPPEKLEDPSADVASSLSQEQAKNLPQSDSTVHVETVIHKGDESVKREKQHEDEDSSTGDVTDEESAAGRRVEAEQQRADQGEVQESGTDSEEKGKEEEEDKEEEEEKEEEKDKSSPQVTPVHQDQAGGTVSTGLSEEEISKRDKPESDEEGSTEVDGRSKPVENSEVESRNDDTEGSMLTERDVSAGEGISADGPNPKEPVTGELGTESSDLTPDNSPTRDTPPSVSEDNPDDSETTLQDGQQDQDNKAPKVEEVPPSELPPSAPEKVEQLQEENDSQLQPQQHSQPHGETQPTHREGLPESESDEQLENEERSLPGSPPEKLEDPSADVASSLSQEQAKNLPQSDSTVHVETVIHKGDESVKREKQHEDEDSSTGDVTDEESAAGRRVEAEQQRADQGEVQESGTDSEEKGKEEDEDKQQVKEVEEDKEDKQNILDPVNLPEGTTHNTVDENEKVVEEKEDQQKEEEKVEIKEEDVKNIIQEILQEGETEEAEEAEETSEDLSEENSQINEAEDKNKESEKENGKEASNVPPNDITAYKELSMEYEHINEAKKFSDDLIKSLVTSIGGDTSTVNVLKDLEKDMRQFFLQI, from the coding sequence ATGAATAAAGTGTTACATATctcctttttcttattttttataaatctaTGTATAAATGAAGGCAGTGGAACATCCAGAAATGAAGTtcataaagaagaaaatacaGTTGAagtaaaacataatttaCGAAATGGATTttcaggaaaaaatatttctttaaaagaTGAACAGGATAATGCAGATTCCCAAGTAGAAGCACAATTGCAGGCACAACTAGAGGCACAACTAGAGGCACAGTTAGAAGCAAAATTAGAGGCACAATCAGATGAACAATTAGAGGCACAATCAGATGAACAATTAGAGGCACAATCAGAAGAACAATTAGAGGCACAATCAGAAGAACAATTAGAGGCACAATCAGAGGAACAATTAGAGGCACAATCAGAAGAACAATTAGAAGAAAAATCAAGTGCATTACCAGATGGACAATTAGAAACACAGTTATCAAGAGATGAATCAAATTCTGAAGAAAGGGCTTCAGGAATTGTACATAATCCTGGATCAAGcaaagaaaaagaggaagaaaaagaagaagaggaagataaagaagaagaggaagaaaaagaagaagaaaaagacaaATCATCACCGCAAGTCACTCCAGTACATCAAGATCAAGCGGGAGGTACAGTGTCTACTGGTCTTAGTGAAGAAGAAATTTCTAAAAGAGATAAACCTGAAAGTGATGAAGAAGGAAGCACTGAAGTTGATGGTAGAAGTAAACCCGTGGAGAATAGTGAAGTTGAATCCAGGAATGATGATACAGAAGGATCTATGCTTACAGAAAGAGATGTCTCTGCAGGGGAAGGTATATCTGCAGATGGTCCTAATCCAAAAGAACCCGTTACAGGAGAATTGGGTACGGAATCGTCGGATTTAACACCAGATAATTCACCAACTAGAGATACGCCTCCTTCTGTATCAGAAGATAATCCAGACGATTCAGAAACCACATTACAAGATGGTCAACAGGATCAGGACAATAAAGCACCTAAAGTGGAAGAAGTACCACCTTCAGAATTGCCACCATCAGCACCAGAAAAAGTGGAACAATTACAAGAAGAAAACGATTCACAGCTTCAACCACAACAACATTCTCAACCACATGGAGAGACACAACCAACCCATAGAGAAGGATTGCCAGAATCAGAATCAGATGAACAACTGGAAAATGAAGAAAGATCATTACCAGGTAGTCCACCTGAAAAGTTAGAAGATCCCTCAGCAGATGTAGCATCATCGTTATCACAAGAACAAGCAAAAAATTTACCACAGTCAGATAGTACGGTCCACGTAGAAACAGTGATACATAAAGGAGATGAATCAgttaaaagggaaaaacaGCATGAAGATGAAGATAGTAGTACTGGTGATGTTACAGATGAAGAAAGTGCAGCAGGAAGAAGAGTAGAAGCAGAACAACAAAGAGCTGATCAGGGGGAAGTTCAAGAAAGCGGTACTGATAgtgaagaaaaaggaaaagaagaagaggaagataaagaagaagaggaagaaaaagaagaagaaaaagacaaATCATCACCGCAAGTCACTCCAGTACATCAAGATCAAGCGGGAGGTACAGTGTCTACTGGTCTTAGTGAAGAAGAAATTTCTAAAAGAGATAAACCTGAAAGTGATGAAGAAGGAAGCACTGAAGTTGATGGTAGAAGTAAACCCGTGGAGAATAGTGAAGTTGAATCCAGGAATGATGATACAGAAGGATCTATGCTTACAGAAAGAGATGTCTCTGCAGGGGAAGGTATATCTGCAGATGGTCCTAATCCAAAAGAACCCGTTACAGGAGAATTGGGTACGGAATCGTCGGATTTAACACCAGATAATTCACCAACTAGAGATACGCCTCCTTCTGTATCAGAAGATAATCCAGACGATTCAGAAACCACATTACAAGATGGTCAACAGGATCAGGACAATAAAGCACCTAAAGTGGAAGAAGTACCACCTTCAGAATTGCCACCATCAGCACCAGAAAAAGTGGAACAATTACAAGAAGAAAACGATTCACAGCTTCAACCACAACAACATTCTCAACCACATGGAGAGACACAACCAACCCATAGAGAAGGATTGCCAGAATCAGAATCAGATGAACAACTGGAAAATGAAGAAAGATCATTACCAGGTAGTCCACCTGAAAAGTTAGAAGATCCCTCAGCAGATGTAGCATCATCGTTATCACAAGAACAAGCAAAAAATTTACCACAGTCAGATAGTACGGTCCACGTAGAAACAGTGATACATAAAGGAGATGAATCAgttaaaagggaaaaacaGCATGAAGATGAAGATAGTAGTACTGGTGATGTTACAGATGAAGAAAGTGCAGCAGGAAGAAGAGTAGAAGCAGAACAACAAAGAGCTGATCAGGGGGAAGTTCAAGAAAGCGGTACTGATAgtgaagaaaaaggaaaagaagaagatgaaGATAAACAACAAGTAAAAGAAGTAGAAGAAGATAAAGAAGATAAACAGAATATACTTGATCCAGTAAATTTACCCGAGGGAACTACGCATAACACTGTAGATGAGAATGAAAAGGTTGTAGAGGAAAAAGAAGATCAACAAAAGGAAGAGGAAAAAGTAGAGATTAAAGAGGaagatgtaaaaaatattatacaagAAATACTACAAGAGGGGGAAACAGAAGAAGCAGAAGAAGCAGAAGAAACTAGTGAAGATTTAAGCGAAGAAAATTCTCAAATAAACGAAGctgaagataaaaataaagaatcgGAAAAGGAAAACGGAAAAGAAGCAAGTAATGTTCCACCTAATGACATTACTGCTTATAAGGAACTTTCCATGGAATATGAACATATCAATGAGGCTAAAAAGTTCTCCGACgatttaataaaatcattGGTAACTTCAATTGGTGGTGATACTTCAACTGTTAATGTTCTCAAAGACTTAGAAAAAGATATGCGTCAATTTTTTCTGcagatataa
- a CDS encoding merozoite surface protein 3, translated as MKKVFNIFLYLFFFNLYIYENNVASKEIIHQGKTNLRKGLPVSGIISQDVQNNPKVVHYNNDENNPDEDNNEILENGSDVNNTSNEQTDTHSMNVNLSSTSDESVGSNLNVKTKNTIYPQLEQHISAHETSNVQHLSENDVSPDSADSGERGTVLGVSREKKTGQREEETTPKEQSEGRSEEDASLQPEGSSREVSPSEGDLQKLDTSKDSQELKGQLIVEPLGGPPERAESLLAEVLEDSGLLKGKKQQLQTDTEEAGTVSEKRDIPQDLDVTPKNEKPEDNSDSEQTSLLSGIQQKLGEGGTLGKRVDQSLPLQNQLQHKLLRQQQHKLLQQQQQQQQQQQQQQQQQQQQQQQQQQQQPQQQQQQQQQPAPAPASTLQQQQQQQQQKQQQQQQQQPPSPPTTTTIPQHQQQQQQQQQLLPKENKEPATSHKVEDQNLPQTVSLSPEESNNIIYNKEVVEEKKEQVEEEEGEKGEAELYHEEVEMDTDEQKNEEEEEEKGEQEVDKVEDVVGGEKDNNILLIDTEPWISLSEEYDIMNKFIKTTEMTMNSLINSFDDDISVLDTLNNLVNDMINYYLNIQIFGEELYNTFIYEWYLYNNHCNIE; from the coding sequence atgaagaaagtttttaatattttcttatatttatttttttttaatttatatatatatgaaaataatgttGCAAGTAAAGAAATTATACATCAgggaaaaacaaatttaagaAAAGGTCTTCCAGTAAGTGGTATCATATCACAAGATGTACAAAATAATCCAAAAGTAgtacattataataatgatgaaaataatccagatgaagataataatgaaatattagaAAATGGAAGTGATGTCAACAACACTTCAAACGAACAAACAGATACACATTCTATGAATGTAAACTTAAGCTCAACATCTGATGAATCAGTCGGATCGAATCTAAACGTTAAGACAAAAAATACGATATATCCACAATTAGAACAACATATATCAGCACATGAAACAAGTAATGTGCAACATCTTTCTGAAAATGATGTTTCTCCTGATTCAGCAGATAGCGGGGAAAGAGGAACAGTACTTGGAGTATCAAGGGAAAAGAAAACAGGACAGAGAGAAGAAGAAACGACTCCAAAAGAACAATCAGAAGGGCGATCAGAAGAGGACGCTTCATTACAACCTGAAGGATCATCACGAGAAGTAAGTCCATCTGAAGGGGATTTACAAAAACTAGATACATCAAAAGATTCGCAAGAACTAAAAGGACAATTAATTGTGGAACCATTGGGAGGACCACCAGAAAGAGCTGAATCACTATTAGCAGAAGTGCTAGAAGATAGTGGACTActcaaaggaaaaaaacagCAATTACAAACAGACACAGAAGAAGCAGGAACAGTTTCGGAAAAGAGGGATATACCTCAGGATTTAGATGTTACAcctaaaaatgaaaaaccaGAAGATAATTCAGACTCAGAACAAACATCGTTATTAAGTGGAATTCAACAAAAACTAGGTGAAGGAGGTACATTAGGAAAACGGGTAGATCAATCATTACCACTACAGAATCAACTACAGCATAAGCTGCTGCGACAACAACAGCATAAGTTACTGCAACAGCAACAGCAGCAGCAACAGCAGCAACAGCAACAGCAACAGCAACAACAGCAGCAGCAGCAGCagcaacaacaacaacaaccaCAGCAGCAGCAGCAGCAACAACAACAACCAGCACCAGCACCAGCATCAACACTACAGCAACAGCAGCAGCAGCAGCAGCAgaaacaacaacaacaacaacaacagcAACCACCATCACCaccaacaacaacaacaatacCACAACATCAGCAGCagcaacaacaacaacagcAACTACTACCaaaagaaaacaaagaaCCTGCCACATCGCATAAGGTAGAAGATCAAAATTTACCACAGACAGTAAGTTTATCTCCGGAggaaagtaataatataatctATAATAAGGAAGTAgtagaggaaaaaaaagaacaagtagaagaggaagaaggcGAAAAAGGAGAAGCTGAACTATACCACGAGGAAGTAGAAATGGACACTGACGAACAGAAGAACGAGGAAGAGGAGGAAGAAAAAGGAGAGCAAGAAGTAGATAAAGTAGAGGATGTAGTAGGGGGAGAAAAAGATAacaatattttgttaattgaTACTGAACCTTGGATATCACTTTCTGAAGAATATgatattatgaataaatttataaaaacaactGAAATGACAATGAATTCTTTGATAAATTCATTTGATGATGACATTTCAGTTTTAGATACTCTCAACAATTTAGTTAATGATATGATTAACTATTAcctaaatatacaaatatttggAGAAGAACTATATAACACATTTATTTACGAAtggtatttatataataatcattgcaatatagaataa